One stretch of Tachysurus fulvidraco isolate hzauxx_2018 chromosome 12, HZAU_PFXX_2.0, whole genome shotgun sequence DNA includes these proteins:
- the nipal3 gene encoding NIPA-like protein 3, translated as MMSPFQTGSLYAAQGPLSYTDNLIGTLLAIIGNLLISISVNIQKQSHVVLAGTKDPRPYYFTKTWWSGLVLLLIGEGSLFASYAFAPLSLIAPLSAVSLIASCILGFLYLREKWSPKEFLKRYILSFLGCALTVGGTYLFVTFGPNSHEQLNAENIVKHLTGWPVLLYLLLEIITFCLVLYFYKQHNVNFLVLILLLVALLGSVTVITVKAVAGMVVLSIQGSLQLSYPIFYVMFVCMVTTIFFQASFLAQASRLYDSSLIACVNYIFSTVFAVGAGAIFYLEFNHEDVLHICMFLLGCAMCFLGVFLITKNKKKSKAFEPYVTMDMVKGIPTIHEKGWPIQPDYNGSFSYGTLVNNDTVTPATLPVVNRDTCASPDRGHPYQADEIKKD; from the exons atgatgagtCCGTTTCAAACCGGAAGCCTGTACGCGGCGCAGGGGCCGCTTTCCTACACT GACAACCTCATCGGTACATTGCTGGCTATCATCGGGAATTTACTCATCAGCATCTCCGTGAACATACAG AAACAAAGCCATGTGGTGTTGGCGGGCACTAAGGATCCGAGGCCTTACTACTTCACAAAGACATGGTGGAGTGGTCTTGTGCTTCTGCTGATCGGAGAAGGATCCCTGTTTGCATCCTACGCCTTTGCGCCGCTCTCACTCATCGCCCCCCTCAGCGCTGTGTCTCTCATAG CCAGCTGTATTTTAGGATTTCTGTATCTGAGAGAAAAATGGAGCCCAAAGGAGTTTCTGA agcgCTACATTTTATCATTCCTCGGCTGTGCCTTGACTGTAGGCGGAACATATCTCTTTGTCACGTTCGGGCCAAACTCTCACGAGCAACTGAACGCCGAAAACATCGTGAAGCACCTGACTGGCTGGCCCGTCCTCCTGTACCTG ctACTGGAGATCATCACGTTCTGTCTGGTGCTGTACTTTTACAAACAGCACAATGTGAACTTCCTTGTGCTCATCCTGCTGCTAGTGGCACTGCTGG GCTCTGTGACGGTCATCACAGTGAAGGCGGTTGCAGGAATGGTGGTTCTCAGCATTCAGGGATCTCTCCAGCTCAGTTATCCCATTTTCTACGTCATGTTTGTTTGCATGGTGACCACCATCTTCTTTCAGGCAtc ATTTCTAGCTCAGGCGTCCCGTTTGTACGATTCCTCCCTCATCGCCTGCGTTAACTACATCTTCTCCACCGTGTTTGCTGTCGGtgcag GCGCCATATTTTACCTGGAGTTCAACCACGAGGATGTTCTGCAcatctgcatgtttttattaGG ATGTGCCATGTGCTTCCTCGGCGTCTTCCTCATCaccaaaaacaagaagaaatccAAAGCTTTTGAGCCGTATGTGACCATGGACATGGTGAAAG GTATTCCAACGATCCATGAAAAAGGCTGGCCCATTCAGCCGGATTATAACGGTTCTTTCTCCTACGGCACCCTCGTGAACAACGACACTGTCACACCTGCAACTCTCCCAGTGGTGAATCGGGATACGTGTGCATCCCCAGACAGGGGTCACCCGTACCAGGCAGACGAGATCAAAAAAGACTAG